Below is a genomic region from Persicimonas caeni.
ACGGCTGCGAACAAGGCACGGCCACGGCGTGCCACATGCTCGGACGCATCGCCCGTGAGGGCGTCGGTGTCGAGGTCGACCTCGAGCTGGCCCAGCGTTACGCCCAGCGCGCGTGCGAACTCGGCTACCGCCCCGACTGCCACGCCACATGGCCCACTCAAGCACAGGTCGGCGAGCACGAGGCGACGTTGCCGGCCGACGCCACCGACGAGGTCGCCGGGCACGCACGCGTTTGCGACAGCGGCCTGATGAGCGGCTGTGGAGCGCTGGCGCGGGCTTACGAATTTGGTGTGGGGGTCTCGCCCGATTGGAATCGAGCGTTCGCGCTTTACGAGAGCGCGTGCGACTGGGGCAGGCTGGATGCCTGCGAAGTCTTCCGGGAAGGCAAAGAGTAGATAGGAGCAAGGGGCTCCTCCCCGCGGCCTTAGCCGGGGGGAGGTGCCTCGCGCAAACCGCCGCAGGCGGTGGCGCGCGAGGCGGAGGGGCCCCTCAACAACCCATACCCATCAAATAGCCATCAAGTCGGCTCTTCACCCTTGGCCGCCTGCTTCATCCCGGGAAGCTCCGGCTTCTGGATATAATCCTTCGGAATCTCACCGGTCAGCGACTTCAGGAAGGCGACGATGTCGTCGACCTGCTCGTCGGTCAGCTCCATGCCGCGCTGGTGCGTGGCCATCAGCTTGACCGCTTCCTCGAGCGTCTCGACCGACCCGTCGTGGAAGTACGGCGCGGTCTTCTCGACGTTGCGAAGAATCGGGACCTTGAACATCATCTTGTCCGACTCCTCTTTGGTCACCTTGAAGCGGCCCAGGTCCGACTTGTCGGGCCACTCTTTGATGAGTCCGAGCTTCTGATACATCGTGCCACCGACCTGGTCGCCCATGTGGCAGCTGGTGCAGCCCACCTCGACAAAGGTGTTCAGCCCGCGAATCTCCTGCTCGTTGAGCGCCTTGTCGTCGCCCTCGACGAATTTATCGAAGCGGCTCGGCGTGACCAACTTGCGCTCGAAGGCGCCGATGGCTTTGCCGATATTCGTCAGGGTGACCGGCTCTTCCTCTTCGGGGAACGCCTTCTCGAACAGATCGGCATACCCCTCGATCTTTTTGACCTTCGCGGCAACTTCCTTGCCGTCGGTCATCGCCATTTCGACTGGGTTGACCACCGGTCCGGTGGCCTGCTCTTCGACGTCGGCGGCGCGCCCGTCCCAGAACTGCGCGACCTGGTTGGCCGCGTTGTAGACCGTGGGCGAGTTGCGATCACCCGTCTGCTTTTTGTGGCCCTCGGAGACCGGCTTGTTGTCGACACCAAAGTTGTCGAGCGCGTGACACGAGTTGCACGAGACGTCGTCGGCTTTCGACAGACGCGTGTCGTAGTAGAGCTTGCGGCCCAGGTCGACCTTGGCCGTGGTGATGGGATTGTCTTTGCTCTCGAACTGCTCGGGCAGCGCGCCCAAGGCCTCGGCGTTCTTCTTCGCCTGGGCGAGCGGGTCGAGCTTTTCTTGCTTCTCTTCTTGCTTGTCAGCAGCCGCCTCTTTGGGCTCGGACGTCTCTTGTTTGTCCTTGCAGGCCGGCAGCGCCAACAGTCCAGCGATCACAAGTGCGTACAACTTGCGCTTCATGGTTCCCCGTCTTGTTCTGGAAAAATGTACTTCATACGATTCATCGCTCGGTTGCCGAAACGGGCCCGGTCGCTCGGCATCGAGAAATCCAACAGCAATTTAGCATAGTTCTAAATGCTCAGTCATCCCTCGATTGACACGACCGGCGTCAACAGACCCCACTTACCGGCAACTCCACCTTCCACCCCCGCCCTCCAGACAGCTTCACGCGCCGATCTCGGGTTGGCATGCAACTTGTAGTGTTACTGGGCCAGTTACACTGTATAATGCCTTTTACGATAAAATCTGACCCGTGATGGAAAGAGATCCCATGAAAGCCCCGACGATGCTCTCTCGTCTGAAGACGAGTCCGTTTGTGGTGGTTGTGCTGCTCTGCTCGTTCGTGTTGGTGCTGAGCGCCTGCGGAGAAGACGCCGGCACCGACGACTTGCTCGCTCAGGGCGGACAGGTCGACGAGAATGGCAAGCCGGTGCTCGGCGGAAGCGGTTGGAGCGAGCCGGCGGGCAAAGACGACGCCGTCCAAGGCCGCCGCGGCCTGCCGGTGTCGGTCGACTCGGCCGACACGGCCGTCTGGGAGGTGCGAAACGCCTGGGACGACACCGACACCGCCGAAGCGCGCGAGGCCGGCATCGCCTGGGGCGAAAATAGCGGGCTGACCTGGGAGGAGAAGTACCGCGCCTGGATCGACTCGATGGAGCGCATCGACGCCGAGAGCTACGGCGACACCTTCATGCTGACGACGCCGTGGGGCAAAGAGCTGCCCGCGCCGTCGCTCGAATGCGCCGAGGTCGCCATGTTCATGCGCGTGGCCTTCGCCAGTTGGTATGGGCTTCCCTACTTCATCGAGGGCTACGATCGCCACGGCCGCCGACTCTACTTCGGCCACTTCGGCATCCGCACCAAGGACGGACGCTGGAGCAATATGCCCAGCTTCAAGACCCGCTATGCCGACTACACCGACC
It encodes:
- a CDS encoding cytochrome-c peroxidase, with product MKRKLYALVIAGLLALPACKDKQETSEPKEAAADKQEEKQEKLDPLAQAKKNAEALGALPEQFESKDNPITTAKVDLGRKLYYDTRLSKADDVSCNSCHALDNFGVDNKPVSEGHKKQTGDRNSPTVYNAANQVAQFWDGRAADVEEQATGPVVNPVEMAMTDGKEVAAKVKKIEGYADLFEKAFPEEEEPVTLTNIGKAIGAFERKLVTPSRFDKFVEGDDKALNEQEIRGLNTFVEVGCTSCHMGDQVGGTMYQKLGLIKEWPDKSDLGRFKVTKEESDKMMFKVPILRNVEKTAPYFHDGSVETLEEAVKLMATHQRGMELTDEQVDDIVAFLKSLTGEIPKDYIQKPELPGMKQAAKGEEPT